The Cellulomonas sp. P24 genome contains a region encoding:
- a CDS encoding phage holin family protein — protein MTFVWRVLVNAIAIWLAQELLSGITVVDDGTTSGRVFVLIGVGLIFGLVNAVVKPIVKFFAFPLYVLTLGLFTLVVNALMLLLTAWITQQLSWGLKVDTFGTAVIGALIISVVSFILSRVGSDKRRR, from the coding sequence ATGACCTTCGTCTGGCGCGTCCTTGTCAATGCGATCGCGATCTGGCTCGCCCAGGAGCTGCTCAGCGGCATCACAGTCGTCGACGACGGCACCACGTCGGGTCGGGTCTTCGTCCTCATCGGGGTCGGGCTGATCTTCGGGCTCGTCAACGCGGTCGTGAAGCCGATCGTGAAGTTCTTCGCGTTTCCGCTGTACGTCCTCACACTCGGCTTGTTCACCCTGGTCGTGAACGCGTTGATGCTCCTGCTGACCGCGTGGATCACCCAGCAGCTCAGCTGGGGCCTGAAGGTCGACACGTTCGGGACTGCCGTGATCGGCGCGCTCATCATCTCCGTCGTCTCCTTCATCCTGAGCAGGGTGGGATCGGACAAGCGCCGCCGCTGA
- the purB gene encoding adenylosuccinate lyase, translating into MPDAARTRLADITPPIALGPLDGRYRAAVAALTDHLSEPALNRERVHVEVEWLIHLTGRQVVPGAPRLSAAEQAYLRDVVATFGAEQIEALGAIERVTVHDVKAVEYFLKDRLAAAPDVLGPETVLPSVGELVHFACTSEDINNLSYALMVKGAVTEVWLPAARALVAQLADMARENAAIPMLARTHGQPATPTTLGKELAVLAHRLGRQLRRIEGTEYLGKLNGATGTYGAHLAAVPGADWPVESRVFVEGLGLTWNPLTTQIESHDWQAELYADVARFNRILHNLATDVWTYISLGVFRQIPVAGATGSSTMPHKVNPIRFENAEANLEISSALLDTLGATLVTSRLQRDLTDSTTQRNIGPAFGHSLLAIDNLRRGLTALDVDVELLARDLDANWEVLGEPVQSAMRAASVAGVTGMQNPYERLKELTRGKRLTGADMREFIAGLGLPEDVAARLTAMTPATYTGAAESLVGYLDV; encoded by the coding sequence ATGCCTGACGCCGCCCGCACCCGCCTCGCCGACATCACGCCGCCGATCGCCCTCGGCCCGCTCGACGGGCGGTACCGCGCCGCCGTCGCCGCGCTCACCGACCACCTCTCGGAGCCGGCACTGAACCGCGAGCGTGTCCACGTCGAGGTCGAGTGGCTGATCCACCTGACCGGTCGCCAGGTCGTGCCCGGTGCGCCCCGCCTCTCCGCGGCCGAGCAGGCCTACCTCCGCGACGTCGTGGCGACCTTCGGGGCCGAGCAGATCGAGGCCCTCGGGGCGATCGAGCGCGTCACGGTCCACGACGTCAAGGCGGTCGAGTACTTCCTCAAGGACCGGCTCGCGGCGGCGCCCGACGTCCTCGGCCCGGAGACCGTGCTGCCGTCCGTCGGGGAGCTGGTGCACTTCGCGTGCACGAGTGAGGACATCAACAACCTCTCCTACGCGCTCATGGTCAAGGGGGCGGTGACCGAGGTCTGGCTGCCCGCGGCCCGGGCGCTCGTCGCGCAGCTCGCGGACATGGCCCGCGAGAACGCCGCGATCCCGATGCTCGCCCGCACCCACGGTCAGCCGGCGACGCCGACGACCCTCGGCAAGGAGCTCGCCGTGCTGGCGCACCGGCTCGGTCGGCAGCTGCGCCGGATCGAGGGCACCGAGTACCTCGGCAAGCTCAACGGTGCGACCGGAACCTACGGCGCGCACCTCGCCGCCGTCCCGGGCGCCGACTGGCCGGTCGAGTCACGCGTGTTCGTCGAGGGTCTCGGGCTCACCTGGAACCCGCTGACGACGCAGATCGAGTCGCACGACTGGCAGGCCGAGCTCTACGCCGACGTCGCGCGGTTCAACCGGATCCTGCACAACCTCGCGACGGACGTCTGGACCTACATCTCGCTCGGCGTCTTCCGGCAGATCCCCGTCGCGGGCGCCACGGGCTCCTCGACGATGCCGCACAAGGTGAACCCGATCAGGTTCGAGAACGCCGAGGCGAACCTCGAGATCTCCTCCGCCCTCCTCGACACGCTCGGCGCGACGCTCGTCACCTCTCGCCTCCAGCGGGACCTCACCGACTCGACGACGCAGCGCAACATCGGGCCGGCATTCGGCCACTCCCTCCTCGCGATCGACAACCTCCGTCGCGGGCTGACCGCGCTCGACGTCGACGTCGAGCTGCTCGCGCGTGACCTCGACGCCAACTGGGAGGTGTTGGGTGAGCCCGTCCAGTCGGCGATGCGTGCCGCGTCGGTCGCCGGGGTCACGGGGATGCAGAACCCGTACGAGCGGCTCAAGGAGCTGACTCGGGGGAAGCGGCTGACAGGCGCAGACATGCGCGAGTTCATCGCCGGCCTCGGGTTGCCCGAGGACGTCGCGGCCCGGTTGACGGCGATGACGCCCGCCACGTACACGGGAGCTGCGGAGTCGCTCGTCGGCTACCTGGACGTCTGA
- a CDS encoding uridine kinase: MSVVERLAGLIDSLRGERVLVAFDGPDAAGKTTMADAVAEHTSRPVLRASVDDWHNPSEVRLARGGASPEGYLLDSFDLEGLVRELLEPFRAGAPRVRVARFDLRTDSAVEVTEQVPTAAVLLFDGVFLLRRELVAAWDLRVYVHVPEEVTLSRAELRDRSLFGDHDAVRRRYEQRYLPGQALYRRTASPVQAADVVLDNSDWRNPVVVTWPGSA, encoded by the coding sequence ATGTCGGTCGTCGAGCGCCTCGCGGGTCTCATCGACAGCCTCCGTGGTGAGCGCGTCCTCGTCGCCTTCGACGGGCCTGACGCAGCCGGCAAGACGACCATGGCCGACGCCGTCGCCGAGCACACGTCGCGACCGGTGCTTCGAGCGTCGGTGGACGACTGGCACAACCCGAGCGAGGTGCGGCTGGCGCGCGGGGGCGCGTCGCCGGAGGGCTACCTCCTGGACTCGTTCGACCTGGAGGGGCTGGTTCGTGAGCTCCTCGAGCCCTTCCGTGCCGGAGCGCCACGTGTGCGTGTCGCCCGCTTCGACCTCCGCACGGACTCGGCGGTCGAGGTGACGGAGCAGGTCCCGACGGCGGCCGTGCTGCTGTTCGACGGCGTGTTCCTGCTCCGCCGCGAGCTTGTCGCCGCATGGGACCTGCGCGTCTACGTGCACGTCCCCGAGGAGGTCACGCTGTCCCGTGCGGAGCTGCGTGATCGCAGCCTGTTCGGCGACCACGACGCCGTGCGTCGCCGTTATGAGCAGCGCTATCTGCCGGGGCAGGCGCTCTACCGGCGGACCGCCTCGCCGGTGCAGGCCGCAGACGTCGTCCTCGACAACAGCGACTGGCGCAACCCCGTCGTCGTGACGTGGCCGGGCAGCGCGTAG
- a CDS encoding glutamyl-tRNA reductase: protein MSLIAGHHDLDLDVLDQLSVGGHDVAREAVLSRTGPDGAVVLATCNRYEVYLEVADEAAVASSRETITELVAQASGLDRAQVAAHLRVLTGPDVASHLFEVAAGLDSMVVGEQEISGQVRRALTSARDIGTTSSGLEHLFQSASRSARAVATRTGLGAAGRSLVSVALDLAREHLTEAGAVSWALTRVVLVGTGSYAGASLAALRARGAHDVHVYSPSGRAAAFADARGIVAIEDSALPDAVAAADMVLACSGVAGPVLDADRLDAIRRSAGVVERDGPRPLVVVDLALRHDVDPSVADLPGVHLITLDTVAKLAPDRHAQPVEEARGIVEAAVEEFMADQRGRERSAEVVAARDRALEAAEVEIARRLGGHGAVAGGHEAGPTAPERELRALRRAARAAVHGPTVRAHAAARIGDVRAYEEALDELHALAAGVVGVLDADSSQGVAAR, encoded by the coding sequence ATGTCATTGATCGCCGGCCACCACGACCTCGACCTCGACGTGCTCGACCAGCTCAGTGTGGGCGGTCACGACGTGGCCCGCGAGGCCGTGCTGAGCCGCACCGGACCCGACGGGGCCGTCGTCCTGGCGACGTGCAACCGCTACGAGGTGTACCTGGAAGTCGCCGACGAGGCCGCGGTGGCCTCGAGCCGCGAGACCATCACCGAGCTGGTCGCCCAGGCCAGCGGTCTGGACCGCGCCCAGGTCGCCGCCCACCTGCGCGTCCTCACGGGTCCGGACGTCGCGTCGCACCTGTTCGAGGTCGCGGCCGGGCTCGACTCGATGGTCGTGGGGGAGCAGGAGATCTCCGGCCAGGTGCGGCGTGCGCTGACCTCGGCACGGGACATCGGGACGACGTCCTCCGGCCTCGAGCACCTGTTCCAGTCCGCGAGCCGCTCCGCCCGCGCGGTCGCGACCCGGACGGGGCTCGGTGCCGCGGGACGGTCGTTGGTCAGCGTCGCTCTCGATCTCGCGCGGGAGCACCTCACCGAGGCAGGTGCCGTCTCCTGGGCGCTGACCCGGGTGGTGCTCGTCGGGACCGGCTCGTACGCGGGGGCGTCGTTGGCGGCCCTGCGTGCCCGTGGCGCCCACGACGTGCACGTCTACTCCCCGTCGGGACGCGCCGCAGCCTTCGCGGACGCCCGCGGGATCGTCGCGATCGAGGACTCCGCGCTGCCGGACGCCGTCGCCGCCGCGGACATGGTGCTGGCCTGCAGCGGGGTGGCGGGTCCGGTGCTCGACGCGGACCGGCTCGACGCGATCCGGCGGTCGGCGGGAGTCGTCGAACGCGACGGACCTCGGCCGCTCGTCGTCGTCGACCTCGCGCTGCGCCACGACGTCGACCCGAGCGTCGCCGACCTCCCAGGAGTGCACCTCATCACGCTGGACACGGTGGCGAAGCTCGCACCGGACCGGCACGCGCAGCCGGTCGAGGAGGCGCGGGGGATCGTCGAGGCCGCGGTCGAGGAGTTCATGGCCGACCAGCGCGGTCGCGAACGGAGCGCCGAGGTCGTGGCCGCGCGCGATCGTGCGCTCGAGGCCGCCGAGGTCGAGATCGCTCGTCGGCTCGGTGGGCACGGTGCGGTGGCCGGTGGGCACGAGGCCGGTCCGACGGCACCGGAACGTGAGCTGCGGGCGCTCCGACGCGCGGCGCGGGCAGCGGTGCACGGTCCGACGGTCCGGGCGCACGCCGCGGCACGCATCGGGGATGTGCGCGCCTACGAGGAGGCGCTCGACGAGCTTCATGCGCTCGCGGCCGGGGTCGTCGGCGTGCTCGACGCGGACAGCTCGCAGGGGGTCGCCGCCCGCTGA